A segment of the Vagococcus hydrophili genome:
ACGTATTTTTCTTTATGGACATCTAGAATCGAACTTAAATGGGTTAATTTATGTATTTGACGAACCAACAAGCGGACTTCACGAATCGGAGAAAGAAATGATTATCTCATCGCTAAAAAATTTAAGTGAACAAGGAAATACAGTGCTTGTTGTTTCTCATGATCATGTCGTAATAAAAGAAGCAGATGAATTAATTGAAATTGGTCCAAAAGCTGGGAGTGAAGGTGGAAATGTTGTGTTTAAGGGAACTGCAAAAGAATACCAACAATTACCTTACACATCAGCAAACTGTGATTTAACTCAAATTATCTCTCCAATTAAATCAGAAGCTATCGAAATCATCAGAATTAATAAGGCAGTAAGCCATAATCTAAAGAACGTTTCAGTGGATATACCTTTAAATCGATTAGTGAGTGTGATTGGGGTTTCTGGAAGTGGCAAGAGTTCGTTAATATCAGACACATTAGTACCGAGATTAAAAACGCAGTTAAAAGATAAAAATCCTTCAAAAATAAAAAATGTTGTTGAAGTTAATCAAGCACCGATTGGTCGAAAATCTAATTCAACACCAGCTTCTTATTTAGGTATCTGGGATAAAATAAGAGAATTATATGCTAGTCAGGAAATGTCTAAGACAAAAGAATTGAAAGCAGGTCATTTTTCTTTTAACTCAAAAGGCGCTTGTCCGACTTGTAAAGGAACGGGAGTAGAAACAATTTCTTTAGGTATGGATGTCAGTTTTGAAAAAATATGTCCAACATGTTTAGGGAAACGATTTAACAAAGAAACCCTAGAAGTAACCTATCTTGGTAATGATATCCATGATTGTTTAAATTTGAGTGTGAGTGAAGCTTGTCATTTTTTAGAAGGAAGCGGGCTAAATCTTAAACCGCTAGTCACATTAGAAAAAATAGGGATGGGCTATTTAAAATTAGGACAACCAACTTCTTCTTTAAGTGGTGGAGAAGCGCAACGGCTTAAGTTAGTGAAAGAAATTGGAAAAAGTAGGCAAGGTGAGACACTCTACGTGTTAGATGAACCTTCGACAGGGTTAAGTACGTATGACATCTCGAAATTGCTGTACTTAATTAATGAATTACTAACTTTAGGGCATTCTGTCATTGTCATTGAACATCAAATCGATGTGATTAAGGCTAGTCATTGGTTGATTGAGATGGGAAGCGGTGCTGGAGAACTTGGTGGAGAGCTAATTGCAGAAGGAACGGTTGAAGAAATAAAGAATAATCCGAAATCACTGACTGGAGGGTATTTATAAATGAAGAAACCTTGTTTTACGAAAGAACAAATTGAGACGTTAGAGCAAATGATTAGAAGTCAGTATTCTAATATTCAAGGATTAAAGGTGACAAAAAACAATCAAGAAGTTTTCATGAAAAGCTTTAATCAAGTTGAGGAAGGTGAAAAATACAATATTGCCTCAGTGACTAAGAGTATTTTGTCTTTACTAATCGGAATAGCGATTGACCAAAAGTTGATTAAGGGTGTGGATGAACCTGTGATGAGTTTTTTCCCTGAGTATGACTTTAGGGATGATAACCTCCTTCGAGACAAGATTACGATTAGGGACTTATTGACAATGACCACGCCGTTTCCTTTTCCAAGTATGCAGGAATCTTTTTCAAGAATGTGTCGTCAGGAAGATTGGATTAAATATGGTTTAGAGATGATGGGAAGAGGAGATTTAAAGGGCGGGTTTAAGTACTCTACAATTGGTTCTCACATTCTATCAGCTGTCT
Coding sequences within it:
- a CDS encoding excinuclease ABC subunit UvrA yields the protein MEKINIKNAYLNNLKNINLGITKNQFTVITGISGSGKSSLAFHLIFEEGRKRYLQSLGIGVDLGEGQFEEISGLSPTIAVKQNMIKQSNPRSTVGTKTGLLNALNLLYANESKTKEREPSRLSAGDYSYLSPSGMCFSCGGSGKKYAINLESVITDSQTTVRQVFERIGATKGYLNLMDRKYGELFDQSFLDLNEDDKSDFTYGVFDPVSGKTSYCIERILQNRQQKKEEISNLYYEEKCTGCDGFRISREAMETFIDGKHLGELAEMSLNQLYQFLEKVKDVSELGKSLIHEMNTKIRKLLQIKLGHLSLYREMRTLSGGELQRIFLYGHLESNLNGLIYVFDEPTSGLHESEKEMIISSLKNLSEQGNTVLVVSHDHVVIKEADELIEIGPKAGSEGGNVVFKGTAKEYQQLPYTSANCDLTQIISPIKSEAIEIIRINKAVSHNLKNVSVDIPLNRLVSVIGVSGSGKSSLISDTLVPRLKTQLKDKNPSKIKNVVEVNQAPIGRKSNSTPASYLGIWDKIRELYASQEMSKTKELKAGHFSFNSKGACPTCKGTGVETISLGMDVSFEKICPTCLGKRFNKETLEVTYLGNDIHDCLNLSVSEACHFLEGSGLNLKPLVTLEKIGMGYLKLGQPTSSLSGGEAQRLKLVKEIGKSRQGETLYVLDEPSTGLSTYDISKLLYLINELLTLGHSVIVIEHQIDVIKASHWLIEMGSGAGELGGELIAEGTVEEIKNNPKSLTGGYL
- a CDS encoding serine hydrolase domain-containing protein — encoded protein: MKKPCFTKEQIETLEQMIRSQYSNIQGLKVTKNNQEVFMKSFNQVEEGEKYNIASVTKSILSLLIGIAIDQKLIKGVDEPVMSFFPEYDFRDDNLLRDKITIRDLLTMTTPFPFPSMQESFSRMCRQEDWIKYGLEMMGRGDLKGGFKYSTIGSHILSAVLTKVTKMSAREFANLYLFTPLKIKPIPFYSMTYDEEHLFGKKVQGWVMDPSGISAGGWGLTLSIDEMTKIGQLYLNDGVWNHQQVVSSKWLEESRQVNANHYGYMWWLGESDEVMAIGSGGSLIYVHLKEKIVIAIASTIILKPRDRKELLQEIVSCL